The Rhodospirillaceae bacterium genome has a window encoding:
- a CDS encoding MoaD/ThiS family protein, translating into MAVVHFTAHLSTVAPPDPLQVGGGTVRQVLECVWRSHQKLKGYVLDDQERVRKHIAIFIDGTLVRGQAALDCPVGASTEIHVLQALSGGCL; encoded by the coding sequence ATGGCTGTGGTGCATTTTACAGCACATCTGAGCACTGTCGCCCCACCTGATCCGCTGCAGGTGGGCGGAGGAACGGTGCGCCAAGTGCTTGAGTGCGTATGGCGCTCCCATCAAAAACTCAAAGGGTATGTGCTTGATGATCAAGAGCGGGTGCGCAAGCATATCGCCATTTTCATTGACGGCACTTTAGTTCGTGGACAGGCGGCGTTGGATTGTCCCGTTGGGGCCTCAACAGAAATTCATGTTCTCCAAGCGTTGTCCGGTGGGTGTTTGTAG